From Amycolatopsis sp. YIM 10, the proteins below share one genomic window:
- a CDS encoding acyl-CoA dehydrogenase family protein, producing MNDFPLAPPAHEQRWLDVARELAAGFARTAPERDVTAELPRENLEALHAAGLDAALLPGELGGRDLSYRSYGEIVRVLSGACPATACIWVMHIGAAVGLAQLSAPDMARYYADELIAGRRFANALSEPTGGNRFLFPSQAAEPVEGGFLFSGAKRFASGCEIADHFLVNVLVDGEPAFFGVPRDDTIALNPMWDSMGLRASRSQQLEFKGTLLRREHRCPPADRPRPNHIAAGLAFLSLGLADAALAETIAFARRRTLPPHGIPLADKETVQVKIAEAHVRLEAARAYAQKMTLHADLLDPAFFESSMVAKVLANGAAREISALGLETAGGNGYVRPSPFERFVRDAWAGHLMAMSPEVIHATIGAQLLQEDQTWRS from the coding sequence ATGAACGATTTCCCACTGGCGCCGCCCGCGCACGAGCAGCGGTGGCTCGACGTGGCGCGGGAGCTGGCGGCCGGGTTCGCGCGGACGGCTCCGGAGCGCGACGTCACCGCCGAGCTGCCGCGCGAGAACCTGGAGGCGCTGCACGCCGCCGGGCTGGACGCGGCTTTGCTGCCGGGCGAACTCGGCGGGCGGGACCTCAGCTATCGGAGTTACGGCGAGATCGTGCGCGTTCTGAGTGGCGCGTGCCCGGCCACGGCGTGCATCTGGGTGATGCACATCGGCGCGGCGGTCGGGCTGGCGCAGTTGTCGGCGCCGGACATGGCGCGCTACTACGCCGACGAGCTGATCGCCGGGCGGCGGTTTGCCAACGCGCTGTCAGAACCGACCGGCGGCAACCGGTTCCTGTTCCCGTCCCAGGCCGCGGAGCCGGTCGAGGGCGGCTTCCTGTTCTCCGGCGCCAAGCGGTTCGCGTCCGGCTGCGAGATCGCCGACCACTTCCTGGTCAACGTGCTCGTCGACGGTGAACCCGCCTTCTTCGGCGTACCGCGTGACGACACGATCGCGCTGAATCCGATGTGGGATTCGATGGGCCTGCGTGCCAGTCGCAGCCAGCAACTGGAGTTCAAGGGCACCCTGCTGCGCCGCGAACACCGGTGCCCGCCCGCGGACCGGCCGCGCCCCAACCACATCGCGGCGGGCTTGGCGTTCCTGTCACTCGGCCTGGCCGATGCCGCACTGGCCGAAACCATCGCCTTCGCCCGTCGTCGCACCCTGCCGCCACACGGGATTCCGCTGGCGGACAAGGAAACCGTGCAGGTGAAGATCGCCGAGGCGCACGTCCGGCTGGAGGCAGCCCGGGCCTACGCGCAGAAGATGACGCTGCACGCGGACTTGCTGGACCCGGCGTTCTTCGAATCCTCGATGGTGGCGAAGGTGTTGGCCAACGGGGCCGCCCGGGAGATCTCCGCCCTCGGCCTCGAAACCGCGGGAGGGAACGGTTACGTGCGCCCTTCGCCCTTCGAACGTTTCGTCCGCGACGCCTGGGCGGGACACCTGATGGCTATGTCGCCCGAGGTCATCCACGCGACGATCGGCGCCCAACTCCTCCAGGAAGACCAGACATGGCGAAGTTGA
- a CDS encoding tyrosine-type recombinase/integrase, with the protein MTELEPTTAAARILARQAPSQRAAVVGEELLEAERQRGRLIRAIAELPALPPPDPRDRYTPRALTVTWLSGKSPHTQRGYLRELNDWLHWCQANQLDPLDAHGADGDAWKATMTAQRRAPDGTVTLRKPSATTVKHRIDAVSSWYAYLLRHERAQRNPMVAVTRPPVPATSPLQVLDDDADYHAFLEYIEERATRLGTETALRDTALIRALFTLAVRVTGLCTARIENIRRVGNHTNLHYTKKGGQDAHVPIGPGTLATFERYWAVRAEREGVPRAKLSGPILASTPHPHQPRHTGGRALTQRDADRILSRIAREAGITVRLSPHSGRATVATRALRQGAPPRAVQALLGVASLDTAMRYDRTDYTGDRSPVYLLDPPTP; encoded by the coding sequence GTGACCGAGCTCGAACCCACCACCGCCGCCGCCCGGATCCTGGCCAGGCAGGCGCCTTCGCAGCGGGCCGCCGTGGTGGGTGAGGAGCTGCTGGAGGCCGAGCGGCAGCGCGGGCGGTTGATCAGGGCGATCGCGGAGCTGCCCGCGCTGCCGCCGCCGGATCCTCGGGACCGCTACACCCCGCGGGCGCTGACCGTCACCTGGCTGAGCGGGAAGTCGCCGCACACCCAGCGCGGTTACCTGCGTGAGCTGAACGACTGGTTGCACTGGTGCCAGGCCAACCAGCTCGATCCGCTCGACGCGCACGGTGCCGACGGGGACGCGTGGAAGGCCACCATGACCGCCCAGCGGCGTGCTCCCGACGGCACGGTCACGTTGCGGAAACCCAGTGCCACCACGGTGAAGCACCGGATCGACGCGGTGTCGAGCTGGTACGCCTACCTGCTGCGGCACGAGCGGGCCCAGCGCAATCCGATGGTCGCGGTGACCCGGCCGCCGGTGCCGGCGACCTCCCCGCTGCAGGTGCTCGACGACGACGCCGACTACCACGCGTTCCTGGAGTACATCGAAGAACGCGCCACCCGTCTGGGTACCGAAACGGCGCTTCGTGACACCGCGTTGATCCGCGCGCTGTTCACGCTGGCCGTGCGTGTCACCGGGTTGTGCACCGCGCGCATCGAGAACATCCGGCGCGTGGGCAACCACACGAACCTGCACTACACGAAGAAGGGCGGGCAGGACGCCCACGTGCCGATCGGTCCCGGCACGCTGGCCACCTTCGAGCGCTACTGGGCGGTGCGCGCCGAACGTGAGGGCGTGCCGCGGGCCAAGCTCAGCGGCCCGATCCTCGCCTCGACGCCGCATCCGCACCAGCCGCGGCACACCGGCGGCCGGGCCCTCACCCAGCGCGACGCCGACCGCATCCTGTCCCGGATCGCGCGCGAAGCCGGGATCACCGTCCGGCTGTCCCCGCACTCCGGGCGCGCGACCGTGGCCACCCGCGCCCTGCGCCAAGGCGCGCCGCCGCGGGCGGTGCAGGCGTTGCTCGGGGTCGCGAGCCTCGACACCGCCATGCGCTACGACCGCACCGACTACACCGGCGACCGCAGCCCCGTCTACCTGCTGGACCCGCCGACGCCGTAG